The genomic window CAGCGCCTGGTGGGCCTGCGTGCCCGCGGCGCCTACACCGAGGTGCTCGATGGACTGCTGGGCTGACGCAGCTTATTGCGACCACAGCGGCGTGAGCAGATCGTAGATGGCCAGGAAGATGCAGGCCAGGCCGGCCGCGACGCACGCAAAACCAAAGACGCTGAGCACCGTTGCGATGAATTTCCCTTCGAAATAGGGCGAGGTGGCGAACCGCTGCTTCAAGACGGCGCCTCCGATGCACAACGGCGCCGCTACGCCCAACACGCCAAGCCCGGTCAGGATGCTGCGAAGCGGGTCCTTCATGCGCGGCCCCTCGGGTTCGGGAAGAATGGCCAGCACGACGAAGCACGCCAGAGCGATGGCGAGCGGCGCCCCAATCGCCAGCAAAATCTTCCGGGTGGCGCGCCGCTTGTCGCGCTTCTGTTGGATATCCGTTTCGGCCATCATCGCGTCGCCGCCGTTAACGCATCTTGCGGATGCGGACCTCGATATCCTTGTCGTCGGCCAGGACCTTGACGAGTTCGTTCGGATCGGTCTGTCCGTAGTGATAGGGATAGAGGATCTTGGGACCGAACATCCGGGCGGCATCGGCCGCCATCTCCGGGGTCATCGTGTACGGCAGGTTCATCGGCAGAAAGGCGATGTCGATCTTCTTGAGGTTCTTCATCTCAGGGATGTTCTCGGTGTCGCCCGCGACGTAGACCCGCCGCTTGCCGAACGTCACGACGTATCCGTTGCCGTTGCCCTTGGGATGGAACGGCGTGCCGTCGGGCCGCTTGTGAACGATGTTGTACGCCGGCACCGCTTCGATCTTCAGACCGTCGACCGCCCGCACGTCGCCGTTCTTCATGGTCAGACCGCCGGCAACCTTCTCAGCGCAGATTCTGGTCAGGACGATCTTCGTCTCGGGCGTGCGAATTACCTCCAGGGCCTTGGGGTCGAGATGGTCGCCGTGCTCGTGGGTGATCAGGACGAGGTCGGCCTTGGGCAGCTTGGTGTAATCGGCCTCCCGGCTGACCGGATCGACGTGGATCACCTTGTCCTGCCACGTGAACATCAGCGTGCCGTGACCGATAAAGGCGATCTTCAGGTCCCCCTGTTCGGTCTTGATCACGTCCTCTTCGAACGTCTCTTCCTCGTTCGCACCTGCCGGCGCGGTTCCCGACCCCGCTGCAAGCAGTATCGCGGGAACGAACAACCAGGCCATTGCTGTCGTTCTGTTCATCATCTGCTCCTTGTTGGGGCTCAACACATTTCTGCACAACTCTCGTTCGGAACTGAGACGCAACACGATATGATAGCCAACGACGTCCGTCGATGCTATAATCCAATCTCGCGATTTGGAGGACCGAATGGACGAAGAGACGATCAGACAGGACACAGATAGCGTTACAGTTGGCGGCCTCTGGAGTACGGTAAACCGCAGGACGGTCTTGAAATCGGCTCTTGGGGTAGCGGCCGGACCGGTGGTGTTGTCGCTCTCATGCGCCTCCAGCGATACGCTGTCCCGGAAAGAGCGGCCTGTGCGGTTCGGGGTGGTCACGGACTGCCACTATGCCGACGTCGATCCGGCGGGCACGCGATTCTATCGCCAGTCACTCGATAAACTCGGCGAATGCGTGGACCGAATGAACGCCGAGAAGGTGGACTTTCTCATCGAACTGGGCGATTTCAAGGATCAGGGCCGTCCTCCCGTCGAGCGGGACACGCTGGCGTATCTCGAGGAGGTTGAAGCGGTGTTCCGGCGATTCGACGGTCCGACCTACCACGTCCTCGGCAACCACGATGTGGACAGCATCTCCAAGCCGCAGTCCCTGGCCCATGTGACCAATACCGGCGTCGATCGCACCCGCAGCTACTATTCGTTCGACGTCAAGGGCCTGCACTGCGTCGTGCTCGATGCCAACTATCGCAGCGACGGCGCCGACTACGATCGCGGCAATTTCGACTGGACCGACGCCAACATTCCCGCCGACGAACTGGATTGGCTTCGCAGAGACCTGGCCACGGCCCGTGGTCCGGCGGTCGTCTTCATCCACCAGTTGCTCGACGGGACCGGTGCGGTGTACGTCAAGAATGCGACTGAGGTGCGCGACGTCCTCGAACGTTCCGGCAAGGTCCTCGCCGTCTTCCAGGGCCACCATCATGCCGGCGACTACAACGAGATCAACGGCATTCACTACTACACGCTGGTTGCCACCGTGGAAGGCCAGGGTGCCGAGAACAATTCGTATGCGATCGTCGAGGTTTGTTCTAACCTCGATGCGATCGTCACCGGTTACCGTCGGGCGGCGTGCAAAACGTTGACCTTGGCTCGGCCCACGGAGCAGCGGGTATGATGTTCTGCTTCGTGACCACGGCCCGGGCGTAGCGGCGTCCCAACTGCCGGGCGGCCTCTGCGTTGAAGTGTACCTGATCGTCTTTGCAGGTCAGGCCCGCCGCCGAGACCCAGAAGACGCGCTCATCCGCCTCGGCCACATGTCCCAAACCTTCGGCCGTAGGCCGCTTTCGAATTTCGGTCTTTGGGCTTTCGTGCTTGTTTCGGATTCCGACATACGGATTCCGGATTTGGCTTGCTTCGCCGGCGCGGGTAGGATCGAACCGGCTTGGCGAAATCCGCCTTCCCCGCATTGTTAGGCGGAGGCCAGGGTCTCCACCTCAGCGATCGTCTTCGGGATCGGCGGGCCCAGCACACGGGCGCCGGTGTCGGTGACGAGGACATCGTCTTCGATCCGAACGCCGCCGAAGTCGCGATAGGTTTCGACCTTGTCATAGTTGATGAAGGCCTCGCATTTCCGCTCGGCCTTCCAGCGGTCGATCAGCGTCGGAATCAAGTAGATGCCCGGCTCGACCGTCACAACGTGGCCCGGCTCGACGGCCTTGGCCAGCCGCAGCGAGCGCCAGCCGAACGCGGGGTTCCTGCGAATGGTGTCGGTATAGCCAACGTAGTCTTCGCCCAGGCCTTCCATATCATGGACGTCGAGCCCCATCATGTGTCCGAGGCCGCACTGGAAGAACAGCGTGTGGGCGCCCGCCGCAACCGCCTCGGCGGGATCGCCTTTGGTCAGGCCGAGTTCCTTCAGTCCGGCCACAAGCCTCAGACAGGCCAGGCGATGGATGTCGCGAAATTCCACGCCGGGCCGGATTGCGGCAATGGCCGCCTCCTGCGCGTTGAGCACGATAGAATAGACCTCTCGCTGATTTTGCGTGAATCGTCCACCGACCGGAATCGTCCGTGTGACGTCACTGGCGTACCGCAGGGGCGACTCAGCGCCCGAGTCGTTGACTGCGACGTCTCCGGCTTTCATCACGTTGTTGTGGAAGGGGTTGTGCAGCGTCTCGCCGTGGATGCTGAAGATGGGTTCGAAGGCGAACCGCACACCCCGGGACCTCGCTATGCCTGCCATGACGCCGACGACTTCGCGCTCGACGACGCCGGGCCGGGCCGTCTTCATTGCGGTCACTTGCATTTGATGAGAGACGCTCATCGCCAGCTCGATCTGTTCGATCTCCTCCGGTGCTTTCACGGACCGCTGCGCGACGACGGCGCGAATCAACGACTCCGAGACGCGCGCGCCGACGGCTTGCGGTGGTATGTCCAGGAGTCTGCCGATCTTGAGGATCTGGTCGTCTCGGCAGGGCGGCAGAAGGTGGATCGGCCGACCGTGGTCGCTCGCCTTCCTGAGAAACGACGGCAGATTGCGGCTTGGGGCCGTTTGCGTGATCCCCACCTGGTGGGCCTTCTCGCAGAGCGGCGTCTGCGGTCCCGTCCAGATCACGTCATCGACGGTCGCATCGTCGCCGAAGAGGCATTCCGTGCCTTCATCCACGTCGATCACGGCGGCCAGGGCCGGCTCATCGAGCCCGAAGTAGTAGAGGAACGAACTGTCCTGCCGAAACGGATAGCAGTTGTCCGCGTAGTTCATCGGTGAGGGCTCGTTGCCTGCAAACAGCACCACGCCGGACGATATCTGGCGGCGAAGCCCGGCGCGTCTTTGTTTGTAGGTTTCGGGAGGGAACATCGGCTATTCCGTACCGGTCGGGTTCGTTCGTTCCGTCAGCAGACTGACGCCCACGAGAGCGACGACGGAGAGCGTGATGGCCGGCAGTACTGCGTCGAGGTCCGCCGCCCACGCCGGAAGGGCCGCCTTGATGAATCGCAACTCTTCCCAGGCCAGAGCCGTGACCGTGCCGACGAGAATGGACGCGACGGCGCCGTACTTCGTCGAGCGATTCCAGAACAACGCGGCCACCAGGCACGGCGTAATCGCGGCGCCATAGATCGTGAACGCATACAACGCCTTGCGGAAGACGGTGGTCGATTCGGCGAACGCCAGCGACACGAGATACGCGATGATGCCGAACGCCAGCACGAGCAGACGGCTGAGCAGCACGACGTGTTTTTCGCTGGCCTTGGGATTGATGTGGACCAGATAGACGTCTTTGATGAAGGTGGTGGCCGGGACGAGCAGGAAGGAATCGGCTGTCGAGATGATAATCCCCACCACCGTGACCAGGAACAGAATGCCCAACGGCAGCGGCATGAAATGCTTGGCGGCGTAGATCAGCACGTAGCGACCGTTCTCGGGGTCGGGGATCAGGCTGGACGAGATCCAGGCGCTGGAGATGATCAGCAGCTCGATGGCCAGCGCCAGGAAGATCATGATCAGCACCGCCGTCCGCGCGCCTTTGGCGTTCTTGCTTGCAAAGATTCGCTGGTATTGATTGGCGTCGCCGAGGATCAGCAGGAAGACGGGCAGACAGTAGTTGATGATGGTAATGGGGGAATAGACGCCCCAGAAGCGCATGTGGTCCGGCCGGTCGCCCATGGCCGCAAACGCTTCCGCCATACCGCCGAACCCGCCCGCCTTCAGCAGAAGCACGGGAAACGCGATGAGCAGCGAGACCGTGATGATGGTTCCCGTCACGATATCGGTGAATGCCAGGCTCAGCAGGCCGGCCAGCATCGTGTATGTGATAATGAAGATCGCGGCGATGATGGTCGCATCGCGCGCGGTCAGTTTCGGTTCCGACAGGATAAGCCGACCGGAGTCGGGCAACGACGCGACGCGATAGAGTCTCGCTGGACTGTCGTCATCATGCCCTTCGATGACGATCTTGGCCATCGAGTTCATCTTCACCGCGATGTGGTTCCCGGCGGCCTCTTCGGCCAGTTGTCTTTGCGCCTCGATGCTGTCCCGGCCCGCGACGACGTCGATCGTAAAGGTCTCCGTCTGGGGCGACCAGCCATCGTCCGCCTTTACCTGAAACCCGACGGTCGTCGTTCCCGTCCAATCGGTCTGCGGCTCGAAGACCAGGTAGCCCTTTCTGACCTGAGAGGGGGTCAACTCATCGGCGGTTTGTAGGGCGATCGGGTCCTTCTTGCCGGTGATGACCTCGAGGACCATGCCGCCGGCGTTGAACTGGTAGCTGACGATTACCATATAGGCGATGATCAGAGCCACCACGGCCAGCAGCCGGGCGGTCCGCCCGTAGCGCGACCCGATGATCTCCGGCACGCTGGACACTTCGATCGATCGGGCCTTGTGGGCGATCATCGACAACAGGATCATGCCGATGAACGTTCCGCTGGGCAGGATCAGGGCCGCCATGCCGTCGCGGAAGGCCTGGCCCGCATTGCCGACGATAGAGCCGGTGCCGATCCAGACGGCCAGCATGGTGCAGACCATCACCCAGGGCGACAGCGTTCGGCCCGCGACGGCGAAGTCCGCCTGCGTCTTGACCCGCCGTGACATGTGGACGCCGATGCCCGTCAGGGCGAACAGATAGATGAGAATCGCAATGAGATAGATCATGGCACCTGCTTCGTGTCTGGACGCCGGCGGTCGGCGAGGTCAATTGATGAACTGCTCGACAAAGTACGTAGGCGTCAGCGGCTCGCCGGTCGAGCGCACGATCATCTCGTCCCACCGGTAGCGGGCCCCCGGGCCGAGCACGTTGTCCCGGAGGTATCGGCCCACGCGCCGCTCGCCAACATAGCTGAGCCCCTCGTCCGAATCAAGCTTCAATATCTGGCGGACGATGTGATGGTGCCATTGCGAGGCCAGCAGTTCGCCGAGCATGTAGTTATGATAGTAGCAGGGCGCGGTGGTGAAGTGCAGCTTCGAGGCCCAGCCGGCGTCGGCGGGTTCCGGCGGGCGCTGGACGAACTGGTATCGCTCGACGAGGTCCCACCACAGGTCGTTCAAGTCGCCGTCGGGATCGGCGTAGAGGGCCTTCTCGAAGTGGACCATCACCATCGCCCAGCGGGCGAAAAGGATCTGCTGGAATCGCAGATAGCGGTCGCTGACGGCCTTGACTCCGGCGGTCTCCTCGTCGGACAGTCCCAGCATCTGTTGCATCCAGGTGGCATTGCGGCTGAGCCGCCCGAAGAGCATGGCGACCGCCTCCGTGGTGAAGCTGTGTGCCGGCTCGCGCAGCAGCCAGGGTTCGCGGCGGTCGTGGTACTTGCTGTACAGGGCGTGGCCCAGCTCGTGCAGAAGGGTCTCCATCCACCGCTCGGTGTCCTGCAAATTGCAGAGTACGCGGGTGTCGCCTTCGCGGTCGGCGTCGAAGCCGTAGGCGTGTGGGTACTTTCCCTCGCGGTCGTACAGGTCGCTGCGGGCCAGGATGTCATCGACGGGCAGGTCCACGCCGGCGAAGTAGCGACGGGCCAGGTCCTCGATGTCGCGGCCCTTATAGTACTGGTCCAGGTCCAGGTCATAGACGAGCGGCGTCCGCTGGAAGAACGGATCGTGATAATGCCAGGGCATCAGCGTCTCCGGGGCAATTCCGTACCCCTCGGCCAGAATGGCGTCCAGCTCCTTCTTCAGCTCGGCGAACGGTTCGCGGGTCAGCGCGTCCAGTTCTTCGAAGATGCGATCGAGTTCCGCGACGTCCTGCTCGCCCGTGACGATGGCCATCGTGTGGTAATTGTCGAAGCCGAGTTGCCGGGCCGCCTCGTTGCGAAGCTTCACCAGGCGAAGAAGGTCTGTGGTGATCGCGTTGCCCACCTGCCGACTGGCGCGCCAGGCCGCCTCTCGCTTCGGCGTGTTTGCCTCCGTCGTCATGAGCGTGTAGATGTCGCTCATGGTGACATCCTGACCGTCGATGCGGCCGCGATAGCTGTTGTAGGTTTTCTGGATCTGCGTATCCAGCGTCACGATCTGTGCCAGCAACTCAGGCTCGATCTGGTTCTGGAGGTAGGCGTAGTAGAGCTTGTCGATCTGGCGCACCACGCGCGGGTCGTCGATGGTCCCCGACTCCTTGAACGCCTTGATGCGGGCGAAGTCCTCTCGGCTGCTGTAGACTCGTCGAATCGCAAGCTGCAGGGCCTCGTACCTGTCCCACGCCTGCGGGTTGCCCGTCGTCGTGGCGTCCCAGTACGTCAGATTGGCCTGGGTCGCCAGCGGGGCGATGGTGGCCGTGCGCGCCTCGATAAAACCCGCCGGCCCGTCCTTCCTGTCGCCCGACGCACAGCCGAGCCCGAGCATGCTCACAAGCAGCGGAGCACTCCAAACGACTATCGTTCTCATGCTGGACCTCCTAATACGATTTCTCGAACCGCCTCAGTCTACCATGCCACCGGCTGAGCCGCAACGCGGTGAAAGCGCTGGAGCGATCCGATTGAGCAGTTCTCCTTGCGCGATTTGGCTGCTCGAGTTTCGGATCGAGGGTCCTACGGCTCTGCATCCGGTTTCTGCAGGAGGGCTTCGACTTCGGCAAGCAGGGCTGGCAAGTGACTTTCGACAACGCCCCAGACCGTGGCATCGTCGATGGTGTCGTAGCCGTGAATGACTCGGTTGCGAAAGCCCACAATCCGAGACAGGTGATGAATACGGGCAGCCGTGACGGGGTCTTCGTGTGAGAGCAGGTTGAGCGCCTCGCCGATGATCTCGAACTCTCGCTCGACCGCGCGACGGAACTGACGATCGGATTCATATTCGGTAAAGGTGCGATTCTGGCACCAATGGCGAATGCTGCGCGCCGAATCCTGGACGTCAAACAGCAGTTTCCGGGTGCGGTTGTTCATATACAAGTTTCCGGGTGGATTCGATCTCCTGACGGAGATACGGATTCCGGATCGACTGCTCTGTCAGCAGGTCGACCGGGCGACGGAAGAGCTGTTCGAGATCCTCTGCGAATCCGAGGTGACGCGCTGCATACTCACTGTTGGGCTGGCGATCGGCGAAGCAGACCAGGAAATCGAGGTCACTGTGCGCCGCATCGAAACGCCCCGAGACCGCCGACCCGAATACGTAAAGTCGTTCGACTCGATAGTGTTGGCACAGCTGCGTCAGAGCCGCTCGGTTCTGTTCTGTCAGAGCTACCATGATAGTGCAAGTCTACGCAATTACCGCCAGTCCTGTCAACGCTTACATGCCAGACCATAGACAGATGGCAGCATTGTGCGTCTGGTGTGTCAATCCACCCGCCGGACCGACCTTACAGGGCGTTTTGTTCGGTGCGGGCGATGATTTCGTTCTGGAGGTCGCGGCCGAGGTCGACGAAGTAGTCGCTGTAGCCGGCGACGCGGACGATCAGGTCGCGGTTCTGCTCGGGGTGCTTCTGGGCCTCGCGGAGGGTCTCGGCGTCGACGACGTTGAACTGAATATGGTGGCCGTCGAGGCGGAAGTAGGAGCGGATCAGTTGCGTGAGCTTGTCAAGGCTCTCATCGCCGTCGAGTACCTGGGGGTTGAACTTCATGTTCAGCAGGGTCCCGCCGGTGCGGGCGTGGTCCATCTTGGCGGCCGACTTGAGCACGGCCGTGGGCCCGTAGCGGTCGGCGCCCTGGACGGGCGAGATGCCCTCCGACAGCGGCAGGCCCGCCTTGCGTCCGTCAGGCGTCGCACCGATCACCGAACCGAAGTACACGTGGACCGTCGTCGGCAGCAGGTTGATGTGGTAGCGGCCGCCTTTGGTGTTGGGCCGGCCGTCCACCGCGTCGAAGTAGGCCTCGAACACCGACCGCATGACATCGTCGGCGTAGTCGTCATCGTTGCCGTACTTGGGTGTGCGTTCCAGCAGGATCTGCCGCAAGGGCTCTTCGCCTTCGAAGTTGCTGCGTAGCGCGGCCAGCAGTTGCGACATTGGCAGGCTCTTGTGGTCGAACACATGGTACCTGATCGCAGTCAGTGCATCGGTGATCGTGCCGAGCCCGACGCCCTGGACGTAGTTGGTGTTGTAGCGGGCGCCGCCGTCGTGGTAGTCCTTGCCTTTGGCGATGCAGTCGTCGATCAGGATCGACAGGAACGGCGCGGGCATATACGTCGCGTAGAGTCGCTCGATGACGTTGTTGCCCCGCATCTTGATGTCCATGATGTAGTGGACCTGCCGGCGGAACGCCTCGAACAACTGCTCGAAGGTCTCGAATCGCGCGGGGTCGCCCGTCTGCGGGCCGAGACGCCGGCCCGTTCTCGGATTGACGCCATCGTTCAGCGTCAACTCCAGGACCTTGGGCAGGTTGAAGTAGCCGGTGAGGATATAGCTCTCTTTGCCGAATGCGCCGACCTCGACGCAACCACTGGAACCGCCGTTGCGGGCGTCGGCCACGGACTTGCCCATGCGGACCAGCTCCTGGACGATCAGGTCGCAGTTGAACACCGACGGCTGGCCGAACCCGGTGCGGATGATCTTCGTCGCTCGCTTGATGAAGCGGTCGGGGTTCTTCTTGCTGACCTGGATGGAGGAGCTGGGCTGGACGAGCCGCATCTGCTCGATTACGTCGAGCACGAGGAACGTCACTTCGTTGACGCCGTCGGAGCCGTCCTCCTTCAGTCCGCCGCTGTTGATCTGTGCGAAGTCGGTATACGTGCCGCTCTCGGCGGCGGTGACACCCACCTTGGGCGGCGCCGGCTGATTGTTGAACTTGACCCAGAAGCACTGGAGCAGCTCTTTGGCCTGCTCGGCGGTCAGCGTCCCTTCGTCGAGGCCTCGCCGGTAGAATGGATAGAGGTGTTGGTCCAAGCGGCCCGGGTTGAACGAGTCCCAGGGATTCATCTCGGTCGTCACCGCCAGGTGAACAAACCAGTAGTACTGAAGCGCTTCCCAGAAGTCGCGCGGCGCGTGGGCCGGAACATGCGAGCAGACCTGAGCGATTCGTTCCAGTTCGGCCTCTCGCTGCGGATTGGATTCCTGTTTGGCCATGTCGCGGGCCTTCTCGGCGTGACGCTCGGCGAAGCGGATCAGCGCATCGGCGCAGATGCGCATCGCCTTGAGCTGTTCCTGCTTCGCACAGGCCGTCGGGTCGTTGAGGTAGTCCAGGCCATCCAGGCCGCGCTGGATGTCCTGCTTGAAATCGAGCATGCCCTTGCGATAGATTTTGTCGTCCAGCACGGTGTGCCCGGGCGAGCGCT from Anaerobaca lacustris includes these protein-coding regions:
- a CDS encoding nucleotidyltransferase family protein, which codes for MVALTEQNRAALTQLCQHYRVERLYVFGSAVSGRFDAAHSDLDFLVCFADRQPNSEYAARHLGFAEDLEQLFRRPVDLLTEQSIRNPYLRQEIESTRKLVYEQPHPETAV
- a CDS encoding MBL fold metallo-hydrolase, with protein sequence MMNRTTAMAWLFVPAILLAAGSGTAPAGANEEETFEEDVIKTEQGDLKIAFIGHGTLMFTWQDKVIHVDPVSREADYTKLPKADLVLITHEHGDHLDPKALEVIRTPETKIVLTRICAEKVAGGLTMKNGDVRAVDGLKIEAVPAYNIVHKRPDGTPFHPKGNGNGYVVTFGKRRVYVAGDTENIPEMKNLKKIDIAFLPMNLPYTMTPEMAADAARMFGPKILYPYHYGQTDPNELVKVLADDKDIEVRIRKMR
- a CDS encoding aminopeptidase P family protein, with product MFPPETYKQRRAGLRRQISSGVVLFAGNEPSPMNYADNCYPFRQDSSFLYYFGLDEPALAAVIDVDEGTECLFGDDATVDDVIWTGPQTPLCEKAHQVGITQTAPSRNLPSFLRKASDHGRPIHLLPPCRDDQILKIGRLLDIPPQAVGARVSESLIRAVVAQRSVKAPEEIEQIELAMSVSHQMQVTAMKTARPGVVEREVVGVMAGIARSRGVRFAFEPIFSIHGETLHNPFHNNVMKAGDVAVNDSGAESPLRYASDVTRTIPVGGRFTQNQREVYSIVLNAQEAAIAAIRPGVEFRDIHRLACLRLVAGLKELGLTKGDPAEAVAAGAHTLFFQCGLGHMMGLDVHDMEGLGEDYVGYTDTIRRNPAFGWRSLRLAKAVEPGHVVTVEPGIYLIPTLIDRWKAERKCEAFINYDKVETYRDFGGVRIEDDVLVTDTGARVLGPPIPKTIAEVETLASA
- a CDS encoding sialate O-acetylesterase, whose amino-acid sequence is MRGRRISPSRFDPTRAGEASQIRNPYVGIRNKHESPKTEIRKRPTAEGLGHVAEADERVFWVSAAGLTCKDDQVHFNAEAARQLGRRYARAVVTKQNIIPAAPWAEPRSTFCTPPDGNR
- a CDS encoding sodium:solute symporter family protein, whose translation is MIYLIAILIYLFALTGIGVHMSRRVKTQADFAVAGRTLSPWVMVCTMLAVWIGTGSIVGNAGQAFRDGMAALILPSGTFIGMILLSMIAHKARSIEVSSVPEIIGSRYGRTARLLAVVALIIAYMVIVSYQFNAGGMVLEVITGKKDPIALQTADELTPSQVRKGYLVFEPQTDWTGTTTVGFQVKADDGWSPQTETFTIDVVAGRDSIEAQRQLAEEAAGNHIAVKMNSMAKIVIEGHDDDSPARLYRVASLPDSGRLILSEPKLTARDATIIAAIFIITYTMLAGLLSLAFTDIVTGTIITVSLLIAFPVLLLKAGGFGGMAEAFAAMGDRPDHMRFWGVYSPITIINYCLPVFLLILGDANQYQRIFASKNAKGARTAVLIMIFLALAIELLIISSAWISSSLIPDPENGRYVLIYAAKHFMPLPLGILFLVTVVGIIISTADSFLLVPATTFIKDVYLVHINPKASEKHVVLLSRLLVLAFGIIAYLVSLAFAESTTVFRKALYAFTIYGAAITPCLVAALFWNRSTKYGAVASILVGTVTALAWEELRFIKAALPAWAADLDAVLPAITLSVVALVGVSLLTERTNPTGTE
- a CDS encoding HepT-like ribonuclease domain-containing protein, with the protein product MNNRTRKLLFDVQDSARSIRHWCQNRTFTEYESDRQFRRAVEREFEIIGEALNLLSHEDPVTAARIHHLSRIVGFRNRVIHGYDTIDDATVWGVVESHLPALLAEVEALLQKPDAEP
- a CDS encoding metallophosphoesterase family protein — translated: MDEETIRQDTDSVTVGGLWSTVNRRTVLKSALGVAAGPVVLSLSCASSDTLSRKERPVRFGVVTDCHYADVDPAGTRFYRQSLDKLGECVDRMNAEKVDFLIELGDFKDQGRPPVERDTLAYLEEVEAVFRRFDGPTYHVLGNHDVDSISKPQSLAHVTNTGVDRTRSYYSFDVKGLHCVVLDANYRSDGADYDRGNFDWTDANIPADELDWLRRDLATARGPAVVFIHQLLDGTGAVYVKNATEVRDVLERSGKVLAVFQGHHHAGDYNEINGIHYYTLVATVEGQGAENNSYAIVEVCSNLDAIVTGYRRAACKTLTLARPTEQRV
- a CDS encoding M2 family metallopeptidase, with translation MRTIVVWSAPLLVSMLGLGCASGDRKDGPAGFIEARTATIAPLATQANLTYWDATTTGNPQAWDRYEALQLAIRRVYSSREDFARIKAFKESGTIDDPRVVRQIDKLYYAYLQNQIEPELLAQIVTLDTQIQKTYNSYRGRIDGQDVTMSDIYTLMTTEANTPKREAAWRASRQVGNAITTDLLRLVKLRNEAARQLGFDNYHTMAIVTGEQDVAELDRIFEELDALTREPFAELKKELDAILAEGYGIAPETLMPWHYHDPFFQRTPLVYDLDLDQYYKGRDIEDLARRYFAGVDLPVDDILARSDLYDREGKYPHAYGFDADREGDTRVLCNLQDTERWMETLLHELGHALYSKYHDRREPWLLREPAHSFTTEAVAMLFGRLSRNATWMQQMLGLSDEETAGVKAVSDRYLRFQQILFARWAMVMVHFEKALYADPDGDLNDLWWDLVERYQFVQRPPEPADAGWASKLHFTTAPCYYHNYMLGELLASQWHHHIVRQILKLDSDEGLSYVGERRVGRYLRDNVLGPGARYRWDEMIVRSTGEPLTPTYFVEQFIN
- the hypD gene encoding trans-4-hydroxy-L-proline dehydratase produces the protein MNERVRELREQTVKTHPYISSERAELMTQFYRSGAAWSESVPVTRALAFRHLMERKTVYIGDGELIVGEKGHAPKATPTYPELCCHTLSDLDILNAREKTSFAVSPEVRKVYRETIIPFWQGRTMRERIFREMTDEWKATYEAGLFTEFMEQRSPGHTVLDDKIYRKGMLDFKQDIQRGLDGLDYLNDPTACAKQEQLKAMRICADALIRFAERHAEKARDMAKQESNPQREAELERIAQVCSHVPAHAPRDFWEALQYYWFVHLAVTTEMNPWDSFNPGRLDQHLYPFYRRGLDEGTLTAEQAKELLQCFWVKFNNQPAPPKVGVTAAESGTYTDFAQINSGGLKEDGSDGVNEVTFLVLDVIEQMRLVQPSSSIQVSKKNPDRFIKRATKIIRTGFGQPSVFNCDLIVQELVRMGKSVADARNGGSSGCVEVGAFGKESYILTGYFNLPKVLELTLNDGVNPRTGRRLGPQTGDPARFETFEQLFEAFRRQVHYIMDIKMRGNNVIERLYATYMPAPFLSILIDDCIAKGKDYHDGGARYNTNYVQGVGLGTITDALTAIRYHVFDHKSLPMSQLLAALRSNFEGEEPLRQILLERTPKYGNDDDYADDVMRSVFEAYFDAVDGRPNTKGGRYHINLLPTTVHVYFGSVIGATPDGRKAGLPLSEGISPVQGADRYGPTAVLKSAAKMDHARTGGTLLNMKFNPQVLDGDESLDKLTQLIRSYFRLDGHHIQFNVVDAETLREAQKHPEQNRDLIVRVAGYSDYFVDLGRDLQNEIIARTEQNAL